In Caballeronia sp. TF1N1, the DNA window CATGCTGCGAGATGCATCCTCAAATCAACGGAGAACGACATGACGGCGATAGTGCGAATCGACGACGAAGTGGTCGATGTCGGCGAACTGATCAGGCTATTGAAACTCAACGGCCAGTTCGACGGCCTGCTGGAGCAACTGGTGCGCGACAAGCTGACCGTGCGCGCGGCGAAGAAGGCGGGCGTCAAGCTAAGCGACGATGAGATCCAGACGCGCGCCGACCAGTTCCGTCGCATTCGCGGGCTGCATCGCGCGGCCGACATGAACAACTATCTCGATGCGCTTTCCGTGAGTCTCGACGAGTTCGAAGTGTTCATCACCGACACGCTGTATCAGGAAAAAATGCTTGAAAACATCGGTACGGAGCGCGAGGTCGAAGAATATTTTCAGCTCAATTCGCCGAAGTTCGACAGTATCGAAGTGAGCCACATTCTGCTCGATACCGAAGGCAGCGCGCGCGAGATGATCTCATATCTCAACGACGACCCAGACAGCTTTGCGGACATGGCCCGCGAACATTCGCTCGCCGATACGCGCGAAGAAGGCGGCGTGATAGGCCGCGTGATGCGCGGGCAACTCAAGCCGGAGATCGAAGCGAAGGTCTTCAATGCAGAAGTCGGTGATCTGCTTGGCCCGTTCATCTCCGCCGATGGCTCTTCCTATGAGATTTTCTCGGTTACGTCGAAGTATCCCGCGAAGCTCGATCAGGACGTTGCAGCCGAGATTCGCCGGCTATTACGCGAGGAATGGCTGGTGGCGCGCGCGCAGGAACATGTGATCGAAGCACGTTAAACCGAAACCAAGCCGAAACTACGACAGAGCGAACGATATGGACGCCCCTTCGAGCCTGGATGCGCCCGCCGACTTTCTCGCGACCGTGGAGATTCTTTCGCCGTTCACGCGCGAGGAGATCGCGCAACTCGCGGAACATGCTCAGTCGCGCCGCTTTGGCTTCGGTGAAACCGTGTGCAATGCGGGGGATTCCGCCGACGGGCTCTATGTCGTGAAGGCCGGCTCTGTGCGCATCTTTACCGAGGAGCACGGCAAGGAAATCAGCATGGGAGTGAAGAAGGCGAGCGAGACGTTCGCGGATATCGCCATGCTGCGCGAGTATCGCCATGAATCGTCGGTGCGTTCTTCAGGCAAGACCGAACTGCTGTTCATCCCGCGCAATGCGATCGAGCCGATTATCGCAAGAAACCCGGCTGCGCTCGCGTTCGTCACGAGCTTCGTCGCGATCAGTTCGGCGGGCGGCTTCGTCGCGAAACTGTTCGATCTGCGCGGCAAATTGAACAAGGCGGAACTCGAGGAATGCGTGCGCAGCGTGGGCGTCAAGCGCGTCGGCGAAGGCAAGGAGATCTTCAGGCAAGACTCGCGCGACGACCGGCGCCTCTACGTCGTGCGGCAGGGCGAAGTGCGGATCGTGCGCGAAGACGGCAACGAAAAGCATGTGCTCGCCACGCTCGGGCCCGGTGAAATCTTCGGCGAGAAGGCGTGCGTGATGCGTCAGGAGCAGCTGGCATCGGCCATTGCGCTCACGGACACGCGCCTGCTCGTGATCCCTGAAAAGACGGTGCATTTCATCATCGAGCGCAATGTGAAGCTGCGTGAAGTGCTGGAAGAACGCATTCGTTTCAGCGAGCGCGAACTGCAGCGTCAGAAGAAACTCGCTGAGCGTCGCAGACTGCCGTCGATGCTCGATCTCCACACCAAACCCGAAATGGGCGAGCGCGTCATCAAGCGCTTTGCGTGGGTCGAGCAGGCCGAGGAAATGGATTGCGGCGCCGCGTGTCTTGCGATGATCTGCAAGCACTACGGCATCAACATGACGCTCGGCAAACTGCGCGAACTGGCGAACGTCACGACGCAAGGCGCAACGCTCGACAGTCTTGCGCGCGCCGGCGATGCGCTCGGCTTCACCACGCGCGGCGTGCAGTGCACGTTCGAGTCGCTACGCGGCTTCGAGATGCCGTTCATTGCGCATTGGGAGGGATATCACTACATCATCGTCTACGGTATTTCGAAAGACAACGTGTGGGTCGCGGACCCGGCCATCGGCTTTAAGAAGATGACCGTGGGCGAGTTCGAGCGCGGCTGGAGCGGCACATGTCTGCTCTTTTCTCCGGTGCAGGACATGGCGCAGCAAGCGGTATCGCGTTCGCCGTGGATTCGCTTCGTGGGGTATCTGAAGCCGTACAAGAAGGTCCTGCTGCATCTGTTTCTAGCGACCTTCGTGATTCAAGTGCTGGGCGTGATTCCGCCGCTCATCATCCAGAACATTCTCGATGGCGTGATCGTGCATCAGAACGTCAGCTTGCTGCATGTGCTGATAGGCGGGTTGATCATCTCGAATCTGTTCACTCAGCTCATGTCGACCATTCGCGCCTATCTTGCGAACTTCATGGTGCGCAACATGGACTTCGCGATGATGTCGCAGTTCTTCAGGCACACGTTCTCGCTGCCCTTCAGCTTTTTCGCCAAGCGCAAGACCGGCGACGTTTTTGCGCGCTTCCAGGAAAACCACACCATTCGCGCTTTTCTCACCGAATCCACGGTGACGACGGTACTCAATCTGCTGATGATCTTCATCTACTTCACGATCATGTTTCTCTACAACGTGAAGCTGACCTTGTTGCTGATTGCCTTCGTCATCCCGATGATGGCGCTTACCATCCTCGCCACGCCGCGCATCAAGCAGAATGCGCGCGAAGCGTTTTCTTCGGCTACAGACGCACGTTCGTTTCTCATGGAAGCCTTGGGCGGCGTGGAAACGGTGAAGGGGATGGGCATCGAACGTGCGGTGCGGCTCAAGTGGGAAAAGAAGTACGCAAAGTCGCTCGAAGTGCAATACAAGTCGCAACGCTTCAATATCGGCGTAGGCTTGTGCAGCCAGTTGCTGAATGCAGGTACGACTATCGCCGTATTGTGGGTCGGAGCGAACCTCGTGCTTTCGCGCGAACTGAGCATCGGCCAGTTGATTGCGTTCAATGCTTTCATGGGTAGCGTGCTGTCGCCGCTCATGGGCCTCATCAACTTATGGAGTCTCGTGAACGATGCCGGCGTGGCAATGGAGCGTCTCGGCGATGTGCTCGACATAGACCCGGAGCAGAAACCTTCGGAGATGGAGCAGCGCGTGATGTTGCCCGACTTGCAGGGCGAAATCAGCTTTAACGGCGTGTATTTTCGCTATGGCGAAGGCGATACGCCTTACGTGCTGGAAAACATCAGCTTCGATATCAAGCCCGGCGAACTCATCGCGGTAGTCGGAAGAAGCGGTTCAGGCAAGACGACGCTTGCCAAGCTGCTCGTTGGTTTCTATGCGCCGAGCGAAGGCAAGATGACAGTGGACGGCTACGACCTGAGCGTCATCGACAAGGGCTTTTATCGCGCGCAGATTGGTTATGTCATGCAGAGCAACTTGCTGTTCTCGGGCACGATAGCGGAGAACATCGCGAGCGGCGAGGAGTCGCCGGATAGAAGGCGTATCGAGGAAGTGGCCAAGATGGCGGATGCGCATGCGTTCATCGTCAAGCTGCCGCTAGGGTATGAGCAGGTGGTGGGCGAACGTGGCGTGGGTTTGTCGGGTGGACAGATTCAGCGGCTCTGTATTGCGCGCGCGTTGTATCACGACCCACGTCTGCTGGTTTTCGACGAAGCCACGTCTGCGCTCGATACGCAGTCCGAGAGCAATATCCTCGGCAACATGCAGGAGATTCTCAAGGGACGCACCGCGGTCATCATCGCGCACAGGCTTTCCACCATCATGCGTGCCGACAAGATTCTGGTGCTGTATGAAGGCGGTATCGTGGAGCAGGGCAGGCATGATGAGCTGGTCGCAAGAAAGGGCATGTATTACCAACTCGTGCAGAAGCAACTGAGCGCAGCATGAAAATACTAGACCAACCGGAAAGCGACAGCGGCGTGCCCGCATCGGCCATATCGTATGCGGGCATCATCGAGAAGATCGAGATTTTGCGTTCCACCTTGCGATGGACATCGCGGCTGGAGCGGCCCGAGATAGAAAAGCTTCTGCGTCAGGCGAGTTCGTTGCGCGATGAGGTCATGCAGCTTTCCCACAAGGAGCGCTTCATTCAAGCCGCTGCTGCCGAACCTCGACGCGACATGTCACCGGGCTCGCGGCGTCAGGCCTTGATCGAACGCAGCTTCGTATTCGAAGGCACGTTCGGCGATAACCCGAAGCTGCTCGAAGCCCTGGAAATAGCGGAAAAAGCCGCGCCTACGGATCTTCCCGTGCTGATCGACGGCGAGAGCGGCACGGGCAAGGAACTGATGGCCAAGGTCATTCATGCGAATGGTTCGCGCGCGGACAAGCCCTATATCTCCGTGAATTGCGGGGCCATTCCGGATAATCTGCTGGAATCCGAACTATTCGGGCATCGCAAGGGCGCGTTCACGGGCGCGACCAACGACCGCAAGGGCAAGTTCGAGAGCGCGCATACGGGCACCATATTCCTCGATGAAATTGGCGAGCTGCCGTTGGTTGGGCAGGTGAAGCTGTTGCGCGTGCTCGAAGCGCACGAGATTCAACGCGTGGGTTCGGATGAAGCCATTTCGGTGGATGCGCGCATCGTCGCGGCGACGAATCGCAATCTGCGGCGCTTCTGCGATGAAGGTCGCTTTCGCGAAGACCTGTTTTATCGCTTGAGCGTGATTCATCTGACCTTGCCCGCGCTGCGTGAACGCCGCGACGAGATACCGCTCTTGCTGTCTTACTTCGGCGATGAAGCGGCGGCCACGCTCAAGCGCCGGCCCATCAAGATGTCCCCACGTTTAAGGGACTTCATGCGCAATTACGATTATCCCGGCAACATCCGCGAGTTGCGCAACATCATCTATCGCATCGCTTGTCTTGCAGGCGAGATGGCGGATATCGAGCACCTTCCGCTGGACATCCGGCCGAAGACATCGCTCTCGTTGGCGATGGGCGGTCCTGCCGCGAATGGCAACGGCATTGCGACGGCGAGTTCGCTGAGCGAAGCCAAGCGCGTTGCGAGTGACGAAGCGGAGCGCGCATTTCTCGAACGTGGGCTGCATGAAGTGGGCGGCACGGTGGCCGAACTTGCGCGGCGGTATGAGATGAACCGGTCGCATCTGCAGATGCTTTTAAAGAAACACGGGCTGCATTCGAAGGACTTCAGGCTTGCGGCGCAAAAGAGCAGGGAAGCGGAGAAGTAAGCCGACTCATAAAGACGGATTAACCTGCGTCCTATCCAAAGCCATCAAATCCTCCGCACGCGCGACGACAACCGAAATGTTGTCGCGCCCGCCGCGTTCCAGCGCAATCTCCAGCAGCCTCTGCGCCGCGAGCTCGCAACTGCTCAACGCAAGCTGCGCCACCATCTCGTCCTCGCTCACTTCGTTCGAAAGACCATCGCTGCAAAGCAGGAACGTATCGCCATCGTGCAGCGTGATGGAATCTTCGTCGAGATCGAGGAAGTCGAGCGCGCCAACCGCACGCGTGATGAGATGCTGCGCCGGATGATGCAGCGCCTCTTCCGCCGTCAATTGTCCGCGCGCCTTCAGTTCTTCCACGTGACTATGATCGCGCGTGAGTTGCCGCAGCCGCCCGCGCCGCAGTAGATAGATACGGCTGTCGCCCGCCCACAGATAACCGCATACGCCGTCTCGCGCAGCCAGCAACACCACCGTGCTGCCGATTCGCGATACCTGCCGTCGCGCCGCTTCCGCACGCAAGCGCGCGTTGATATCGAGCAAATGCGCCCGTGCATCCGCCAGTGCGCTTTGTGCCGTCATGCTCGCCAAGCTCTCGATCACCATGCGGCTCGCCAGATCGCCAACCGCGTGACCGCCCATGCCGTCTGCGACGGCCCACAGGCCACGTTCGGGCGCATCGAGCAGCGCGTCTTCGTTGATCTGACGCACGAGGCCCGCGTCGGTGCGCGCAGCGGATGTCCATCGAAACTCGTTGCTGAAGGTCACGGCAACCTCCCAAGGTCCTGACTGGCGCGTCATGCGGTCGGCCGAGGCGCGCGGCCCCAGTCATTGTGCACTCAACCGCCGAGCTTATCCCGCGCGATTGCTGGACAGCGCGTTGGGACTGACGGTGAGCGTCGCGCCCGCACCGGTGTTGTTCACATCGACGCTCTGATACTGGTTGACCATCTGACCGACGCTGATGTTGTTCGTGATGTCGTAGATGTTCACCACGCTGCTGCCGCCACCGCCTTGCTGACGGTCCGCGACATATGGCGTGATCCAGCCGAAGAGCCAAGGCGCGCCACCGCCGCCACTGATGGCCAACATCGCCGCGCGATCGAGTTCGCGGTCGTGATCCAGATCGGTGATGGTGATTGCGCTCATTACGGCTCTCCTTGTTTGCTCGAATTCGATGCGGGCACTTATGCAAGGGCTATGCCGATATGCATGCGCCTCCGCCATCGGCTTATTCGATGCGGCCTTCGCCCTATGTCGATGCCCGCGCCTTGCGCCATCAGTTGGACCGTCGCCAACAACCGCTGTTGGCAGACAACCGAACGACCAACACTACGAACCGAACGCGCACGGGCGCTCTATTGATGCTCTGGAGCCAACACATCGCCCTCCTAGACTGTTGGTTAATAATCACCAACCGCTATCAAAAATCTAACTAAAAACGGTTATTTCCTCTATAAATCAAACATTTACGAAGACTGGCAAGAAACCTGCAAAAGACTCCGCAACAAGCCGCCGAACAGACACTTCGGCGCGACGAGACCAAAAATCGGAGCGAGCCATGTCGAACACCCAACCGTCCGGACCGAACGATACCCAAGCTGCCGCGTGCAGCCTGTCGTTCGATGACGAACCGGCCATAGGCGCCGAACTCGTCACGCGCCGCTCGGGCTATGAGCATCACGGGCTCTATGCGGGCAACGGCCGGGTTATCCATTACGCGGGATTCGCCAAGTCGCTGCATCGCGGTCCGGTGGAAGAAGTCAGTCTCGCGCAATTCGCGGGCGGCCATGACGTGACTATCCGCCAAAACCCGACCGCGTGCTTCGTCGGCCTGGAAGCAGTGCGCCGCGCTCGCAGCCGGCTCGGTGAAGACCGTTATCGCTTGTTGACCAACAACTGCGAGCACTTCGTGACGTGGTGCCTGTTCGGCCAAAGCCAAAGCCGCCAGGTTCGCGCCTGCTTCGCCCATCCGCGCGTGGCGTGGCGCGCGATGACGGGATTGTTTCGCGCCTATGTCGCTGCCGATCGGCAACGCCGCCTGAACGCCGCACTCGCCGCCTGAACGGCCTGACCAGAAAGGAGACCATCATGCACACCATTCAAAACTCGCTGCACTGGGCCGTCGACAAATGGCTCGCCCCGAGCGCGGCGCATCCGGCACGCGTCGTGCGGCTGTGTCGCTCGCAGGTCACGGGCTCGCGCTACGTCTGCATCGAGGCGTGGCACGCGAACGGACCGCTCGCGATCATCTTCTTCCGGCACGACGACGGCACCTGGAACGTGTTTCCCCCGCAAGCAAGACGCCCGTCGATGAGCCCGCAACGGCTTGCCGCCTGATACAGCGAAAGCGCCCGAGCCGCGCGAAGTCCCGGCTTTGACACGATGATCGCGCTGCCGCTACTCTAGCGGCAGGTTTATCGGCCGTGAGCACAGGCAGCCATCGCTGTGGTAGTTTCACGTCCGAGAACCCGCCCGACCATTGAGGACTTTGCCGATGACCCAGCCCGACTCCACTTCCCCCGCCCGCGCGATGCCCGATTCCGAAGTCGGCGACAATCCGCTCGGCATCGCGGGGCTGGAGTTCGTCGAGTTTTCCAGCCCGGACCCGCAGGGCCTCGCCGCTTTATTCGAGCGGCTGGGCTTCGTGCCGGTCGCGCAGCATGTCAGCAAGGCGGTCACGCTGTTTCGTCAGGGCAGCATGAATTTCCTCCTGAACGCAGAGCCGGACTCCTTCGCGTCGCGCTTCGCCGAATCGCATGGTGTGGGCATTGCCGCCATCGGCATTCGCGTGGTGGACGCGGCGCTCGCTCACGAGCGCGCGGTCGAATTCGGCGCCTGGGATTTCGAAGGGGAGAAGATCGGCCCGAACGAGCTAGCCATTCCGGCCATTCAGGGTATTGGCGACTCGCACATTTATTTCGTCGATCACTGGCCAGGCAAGGATAGCGGCGTGTCCACGATCTACGACATCGATTTCCGGCCCATTGCCGGCGCGAAGGCCGAGCCAGGCGGCACCGGTCTTTTCGAAGTCGATCACTTCACGCAGACGGTCGGCGCGGGCCGCATCCGCGAATGGCTCGATTTCTACCGCGAAGTGCTGCACTTCTCGGAGATTCATCAGGTGCATCCGGACTGGCATGTTTCGCAGGACTCCGCGGTCACGGTTTCGCCTTGCGGCAACATCCGCATTCCGGTGTACGAGGAAGGCACGTATCGCACGGATCTCATGCAGCAGTATCTGCCCGATCACGAAGGTGAAGGCGTGCAGCATATCGCGCTGGCATCGCAAGACATCTTCGCTTCCGTCGATGCCCTCATGGCGCGCGGCATGCGCTTTCTGAATCCGCCGCCGCGTTACTACGATCAGATCGACGAACGCCTGCCCGGACACGGACTCGATATCGACAAGCTGCGTGCGCGCGGCATTCTCGTGGACGGCGAGATTCTGCCGGACGGCACGCCGCAACTCTTCCTGCAAACCTTCGCCGAGCGCGAGCCGGGCGACATGTTCTTCGAGATCGTCGAGCGTCGCGGGCATCACGGCTTCGGCGAAGGCAATCTGAGCGCCATCGCGAAGGCACGCGGTTGAGCGTCAGGCGAACGTGCCCGCGCGCTCATTGCACGACGATTGTCCCCGTCATATGCGGATGCAGCGAGCAGAAGTACTTGTAAGTGCCGGGCTTGTCGAACACATGCGAGTAGCTTTGGCCGCTGTCGAGCGGGTCTGACTTGAATGACTTCGCTTCGTCCGCGACCGTATGCAGCATGTCGTCATGATTCACCCACGTCACCTTGGTGCCGACCGGCACGGTGACGCTCGGCTGGCTGAAAGCGAAATTGTCGATGCTGATGGTCGGCGTATTCATCGCCACCGTCTGCTGCGCGGGTTCCTCCGCGCACGCCGAGGGAATGATGCCGACGAGTCCCTTGACGACGAGCGCAAGCGCGGCCTGACGCGCGACGCGTCCGGCAAGAGGACGCAATCTGGAGGGCGAGACATAGCTCGCGAGCGTGGCGACGTTCATGCCTTATCTCCTGCAAGCGGGGTATCGACGATGGCGAGATATTCGCGGCCCTGCACATGCGTGACTTCGCGCAGACCGAGCATGGAGCGCAGCTTGTCCGCGCCGACTTTCATCGGTCCGGGCCCCGATGCGGCGCCGGGCGCAGGCTGCGGAAACGCGGTGGACATAGCCGAATAGAAGCGCATGTCGCCTTCCACTTTTTGCGCTACCTGATGCACATGGCCGTTGAGCACCGTGACGGACCCGAAGCGTTTGAAGAGCGCGAGCGCTTGTGCGCTGTCGTCGGTGCCCCAGCCCCATTGCGGATAAAGCGCCCACAGCGGGATATGCGCGAACACGACGATCGGCGTGCTGCTCGATCGTCCTTGCAGATCGGCCTTGAGCCAGGCGAGTTGCGCATCGCCGAGAAAGCCGAGACCGCCGCCCTTGAGGTCGATGACATTGGTCAGGCCGATGAAATGCACGCCGCTTTCGTCGAAGCTGTACCAGTGCCGGTCGCCGCTCCTGCCGTATTGCGCGGGAAGACGCGAGAAGAACGGGTTGCCGTCCTCGACCAGCACGTCATGCTCGCCCGGCACGTAGTGCACCTGCATGCCCGCCTTGCGGATGATCTGGTCGGCGGTATCGAATTCGGCGGGCTTCGACAGATGCGTGACGTCGCCGGTATGAATCATGAACGCGGGCTGCTTCGGCATGGCGCTCACGCGATTGATCGCTTCCTCCAGCGTGCTCGTCGGTTCCGTGTTCGGGTCCTTGCTGAAGCCAATGTGACTGTCGCTGATCTGCACGAAGCTGAACGAACTCGTCTTCTTCTCAGCCGCCTGCGCCGATGAAATGATGTTCGACACCGGCACGCCGCCGCTCACCGTCCACAGCACGCCCGCGCCGGCCCAGGCCATGCAGGACAATGCAGTGCGCCGGCGCTTGCCGTGGTCGTCGAGTTCTTGCGCGTCGGGCAGGTCTTTCGGGTCGTGTGTCATGCGCACTCCTTGAATACGAACAATGCGGCCGCGTTTCATGGTTTCCTGAAGCTCACGCGCATGGCGGCACGATGCATGGGCGTGAAGCCGGCGCGTTCATGTTCGAGTGCTGAAGCTGCGCGGCATCCGTCCATCGAACCGGCGAGAGCGTCGCGATATTCCCGATTCGTCTCGTCGATTTTATTTTTTCGATTACGCCGCTTCGGTGGGAATAAATCGCGCCGAGGGCGAGTACATGTGACGAGGGCGTTGCAAGGTAACGAAAACGTCGAACCCTGTTTCCCAAGGAGACCCGCGCGATGTGGCCCAGGTCGAAAGCAGATAAGTCCGCGGAAAGCCGAGCTCAGGCGGCGGGCGTGGACGCGCGTTTCGAGGCGACATTCATGCCGCATCTCGATGCCGCGTACAACCTCGCGCGCTGGCTATCCGGCAGTCCGAGCGACGCCGACGATGTCGTGCAGGAAGCCTATCTGCGCGCCTTTCGTTTCTTCAGCGGCTTCGAGGAGGGCGAGGAAGCGAACGCGCGTGCATGGCTCTTTGCCATCGTGCGAAATACGTGGTTCACGGAATGGCGCCGCCGCGTGCAACTCGCCGACGCGACGCCCTACGACGAAGAAATCGCCGGGGAGCAAGCGCTGCCCGGCTGGTCCGAGGAAGCGGGCATAGACCCGGAAACGCTTGCGGTACGCAAGGACGAGGTGCATATCGTGCATCGCGCACTCGAAACCTTGCCCATTCCGTTTCGTGAAGTGCTGGTCCTGAGAGAGCTGGAAGACATGAGTTACAAGGAAGTGGCCGCCGTGACGGGCGTGCCGATAGGAACGGTGATGTCGCGGCTCGCGCGCGGCCGCAAGTTGCTGGCGCTCGCCGTGCACGCCGCGCAGGACAAACCGGGCATGCGGCTCGTGCGTCGCACGGGGCCGGGTCTTGAGGAGTCGGGCAATGGACAATAACGACACCGCCTCGCTCGCAACGAGGCTCATCGACGGCTCGCTGACTCATCGCGCGCCCGCGCATTTGCGTGCTCAGGTGCTCTCGCGCATCCGGGCCGAAGCGGAAGACGTCAAGGTGCGGGAACGCGCGCGCGAACGAAACCAGCAGGACGAGCAGAGCGAACGCTCGGCCCGTTCATGGCGATGGTTCGCCACGCCCGTGCCGTTCTTCGGCGGCGCGTTCGCGGGCGGCACGCTGGCCGCGCTCGTGCTCGGCGCGATGCTGTGGTTTCAGGCCGTGCCGCATGGCGTGAGTGGTGCGGGCGATCCGCTCGCACAGGAGATCGTCGCGAGTCACGTGCGTTCACTGATGTCGGACCGGCCCATCGACGTGCTGTCGAGCGACAAGCACACGGTGAAGCCTTGGTTCAACGGACGTATCGACTATGCGCCGCCCGTCATCGATCCGGCCGGGCCGGGCTTCGCGCTGGTCGGCGGCAGGCTCGATTACGTCAATCATCGGCCGGTGGCGGTGGTGGTGTATCGCTATCTGAAGCATCCGATCGACGTGTACGTGTTTCCCTCGGGCAAGGGCGGCGCATCGCTCGACACGAAGGAAGGGGCGGCCGCCGTCACGCAATCCGACGACGGTTATGCGCTCGCACGCTGGAATCGCGACGGCATGACCTTCTGGGCCGTCACCGATGCCTCCGGCTCGGTCATGCGTCAGTTCGTGCAGGCTATCGAGGCAGGCTCGCCCCGTTAAGCCGGGCCGCGATCAAACGAGCAATCGTGCGCAAGTTGCGCGCGGCGTTCCTTAAGGAAGCCGCGCGTTTTTTTTGCCGCACGCGCTGATGCGCTTACGCATCTGCAATCTACCTGACTAAGGGTTTATTCCATCCCGTCGCACATTACGTCGCGTCGGGAGTGCGCTAACGCTCGTGCTGTTCGGGTATGTCCGAATATGGTCTGATCCTTACAATTTTCTAATATCGATCACCGCATTCGTAAATTGCCGTTCGAGCGATGCACCGAAACGAACGAGCGGCGAGGGCATGCGCAAAGACGACCTCATCACATAACGATTCAAGCGACGGAGACAGATATGGGCATGCACATGAAGCGCATCGCAGGTGCGCTCGCGTTCGGCGTCTTTGCATTGAGCGCGAGCCTCGCGCAGGCCGCGGACCCGATCAAGATCGGCGTGGACGGTCCCTTTACCGGCGGTTCGTCCTCGATGGGCGTCTCCATGCGCGACGGCGTGCGTCTCGCCACCGCCGAGATCAACAAGTCGGGCGGCGTGCTGGGACGGCAGATCGTGCTGGTGGAACGCGACGACGAAGCGAAGAACGAACGCGGCGTGCAGATCGCGCAGGAACTCATCAACAAGGAGAAAGTGGTCGCGGTCGTGGGCTATATCAACACGGGCGTGGCGCTCGCCTCGCAACGCTTCTTCCAGGAAGCGAAGATTCCGGTCTTCAACAACGTGGCGACAGGTACGGTCGTGACGAAGCAATTCGACGATCAGCCCGACAACTACGTATTCCGCAACGCCGCCGCCGACCGCATCCAGGCGCCAATGATCGTCGAGGAAGCCATCACCAAGCGCGGCTTCAAGAAGGTCGCCATTCTCGCGGATTCGACCAACTACGGTCAGCTCGGCCGCGAGGATCTGGAAAAGGCGCTGTCGGCCAAGGGCGTGAAGCCCGTCGCGGTCGAGAAGTTCAACATCAAGGACGTCGATATGACGGCCCAGTTGCTCAAGGCGAAGGAAGCGGGCGCGGAAGCGGTGCTGACTTACGGTATCGGGCCGGAACTCGCGCAGATCGCGAACGGCATGGCCAAGCTCGGCTGGAAGGTGCCGCTCATCGGCAGCTGGACGCTTTCGATGGCCAATTACATCGACAACGCGGGTAACAACGGCGAAGGCGCGCGCATGCCGCAGACCTTCATCCAGGAAGCCAACACGCCCAAGCGCAAAACCTTCATCGACGCTTACGTGAAGGAGTTCAAGCCGAAGAGCGATCGTATCGATTCGCCGGTGTCGGCGGCGCAAGGCTACGACTCGATCTATCTGCTCGCGGCGGCCATTAAGCAAGCCGGCTCGACCGATGGACCGAAGGTGAAAGAAGCGCTGGAAAACCTCACGACGAAGGTCGAAGGCGTGGTCATGGTCTACGACAAGCCGTTCACCAAGACCGACCACGAAGCGATCAGTTCGAACGTTCCGGTGATCGGCGAAGTGAAGGCCGGCCGCGTGATCTACGCCTACGACGCGGACAAGAAGGGCGGCAGCACGCTTCGCACCAAGCAGACGACGGCGTCGAACTAACGCCGTGCCGCCGCTGTTGTCTCTCCAGGGCCCGGTCGCAGATCGGGCTCTTTTTCAAT includes these proteins:
- a CDS encoding peptidylprolyl isomerase, whose translation is MTAIVRIDDEVVDVGELIRLLKLNGQFDGLLEQLVRDKLTVRAAKKAGVKLSDDEIQTRADQFRRIRGLHRAADMNNYLDALSVSLDEFEVFITDTLYQEKMLENIGTEREVEEYFQLNSPKFDSIEVSHILLDTEGSAREMISYLNDDPDSFADMAREHSLADTREEGGVIGRVMRGQLKPEIEAKVFNAEVGDLLGPFISADGSSYEIFSVTSKYPAKLDQDVAAEIRRLLREEWLVARAQEHVIEAR
- a CDS encoding peptidase domain-containing ABC transporter; its protein translation is MDAPSSLDAPADFLATVEILSPFTREEIAQLAEHAQSRRFGFGETVCNAGDSADGLYVVKAGSVRIFTEEHGKEISMGVKKASETFADIAMLREYRHESSVRSSGKTELLFIPRNAIEPIIARNPAALAFVTSFVAISSAGGFVAKLFDLRGKLNKAELEECVRSVGVKRVGEGKEIFRQDSRDDRRLYVVRQGEVRIVREDGNEKHVLATLGPGEIFGEKACVMRQEQLASAIALTDTRLLVIPEKTVHFIIERNVKLREVLEERIRFSERELQRQKKLAERRRLPSMLDLHTKPEMGERVIKRFAWVEQAEEMDCGAACLAMICKHYGINMTLGKLRELANVTTQGATLDSLARAGDALGFTTRGVQCTFESLRGFEMPFIAHWEGYHYIIVYGISKDNVWVADPAIGFKKMTVGEFERGWSGTCLLFSPVQDMAQQAVSRSPWIRFVGYLKPYKKVLLHLFLATFVIQVLGVIPPLIIQNILDGVIVHQNVSLLHVLIGGLIISNLFTQLMSTIRAYLANFMVRNMDFAMMSQFFRHTFSLPFSFFAKRKTGDVFARFQENHTIRAFLTESTVTTVLNLLMIFIYFTIMFLYNVKLTLLLIAFVIPMMALTILATPRIKQNAREAFSSATDARSFLMEALGGVETVKGMGIERAVRLKWEKKYAKSLEVQYKSQRFNIGVGLCSQLLNAGTTIAVLWVGANLVLSRELSIGQLIAFNAFMGSVLSPLMGLINLWSLVNDAGVAMERLGDVLDIDPEQKPSEMEQRVMLPDLQGEISFNGVYFRYGEGDTPYVLENISFDIKPGELIAVVGRSGSGKTTLAKLLVGFYAPSEGKMTVDGYDLSVIDKGFYRAQIGYVMQSNLLFSGTIAENIASGEESPDRRRIEEVAKMADAHAFIVKLPLGYEQVVGERGVGLSGGQIQRLCIARALYHDPRLLVFDEATSALDTQSESNILGNMQEILKGRTAVIIAHRLSTIMRADKILVLYEGGIVEQGRHDELVARKGMYYQLVQKQLSAA
- a CDS encoding sigma-54-dependent Fis family transcriptional regulator, which translates into the protein MKILDQPESDSGVPASAISYAGIIEKIEILRSTLRWTSRLERPEIEKLLRQASSLRDEVMQLSHKERFIQAAAAEPRRDMSPGSRRQALIERSFVFEGTFGDNPKLLEALEIAEKAAPTDLPVLIDGESGTGKELMAKVIHANGSRADKPYISVNCGAIPDNLLESELFGHRKGAFTGATNDRKGKFESAHTGTIFLDEIGELPLVGQVKLLRVLEAHEIQRVGSDEAISVDARIVAATNRNLRRFCDEGRFREDLFYRLSVIHLTLPALRERRDEIPLLLSYFGDEAAATLKRRPIKMSPRLRDFMRNYDYPGNIRELRNIIYRIACLAGEMADIEHLPLDIRPKTSLSLAMGGPAANGNGIATASSLSEAKRVASDEAERAFLERGLHEVGGTVAELARRYEMNRSHLQMLLKKHGLHSKDFRLAAQKSREAEK
- a CDS encoding PP2C family serine/threonine-protein phosphatase produces the protein MTFSNEFRWTSAARTDAGLVRQINEDALLDAPERGLWAVADGMGGHAVGDLASRMVIESLASMTAQSALADARAHLLDINARLRAEAARRQVSRIGSTVVLLAARDGVCGYLWAGDSRIYLLRRGRLRQLTRDHSHVEELKARGQLTAEEALHHPAQHLITRAVGALDFLDLDEDSITLHDGDTFLLCSDGLSNEVSEDEMVAQLALSSCELAAQRLLEIALERGGRDNISVVVARAEDLMALDRTQVNPSL
- a CDS encoding lecithin retinol acyltransferase family protein produces the protein MSNTQPSGPNDTQAAACSLSFDDEPAIGAELVTRRSGYEHHGLYAGNGRVIHYAGFAKSLHRGPVEEVSLAQFAGGHDVTIRQNPTACFVGLEAVRRARSRLGEDRYRLLTNNCEHFVTWCLFGQSQSRQVRACFAHPRVAWRAMTGLFRAYVAADRQRRLNAALAA